From Virgibacillus natechei, the proteins below share one genomic window:
- a CDS encoding glycoside hydrolase family 3 protein: MMGKTIFGSKVVLYFLTLLLVSSLFVSSISAQDGINADPDVDTRVKDTMEVDGKTFRDLNGNGELDPYEDWRLPVEERVEDLVSQMNAEEKAGLMHISSLRDESSTGLTDDHLRYFVVRDDPNAYDLAERGNEFQELAESTRLGIPVVMTANPRDHINFDQVVGHAEASGQWPGELGLAATQDPELVREFAELSAEQWRSSGMHKMYGYMADVLTEPRWTRTDGTFGEDPELIADMMTSIVEGFQGEELSENSVSLTTKHFPGGGPRVDGTDPHHEWGQTNEYPTEGSLYNYHLPPMVAAIEAGTTSIMPYYAKPMNEASALQLPEHLWFSEDQQFEEVAFAYNKSILQDLMQDELGFDGYVNSDSGILDNMPWGVEHLTLEERYAKAIDAGTSIFSDYNDPSGLISALDQGVVSEDDLDPSVTFLLTEMFELGLFENPYVDPELAQEINDDPETQDLADEAHRKSIVLLSNENDDNGQVLPITDNEVEDVKLYVEAFRAGEEESAEASADLAQSIASADPSMEVVDYPEEATHAYIAVMPTINWRQHDNEGDPPSIELKKDSDTEIDAERILDLQEQVETTILGVNMTNPWLINEIEPGADAVLATFNNTPESIVDIIRGKFNPTGELPFTVPADTEAVENNASDVPGYAETFDYAYTDASDNDYELGFGLSYTSASDIKEKIDQFEEEGEFQNFGAARSLQAQLNPVEQFENQGDAEKVVQHLEGFNQKLEQHIEKGRISEKAFESIQASAADLMAKWQ; the protein is encoded by the coding sequence ATGATGGGAAAGACAATTTTTGGGAGTAAAGTAGTGTTGTATTTTCTTACTTTGTTGTTAGTGTCCTCACTTTTTGTATCATCAATTAGCGCGCAAGATGGAATTAATGCAGATCCAGACGTTGATACTCGAGTGAAAGACACTATGGAAGTGGATGGAAAAACGTTCAGGGATTTAAACGGAAACGGGGAATTAGATCCTTATGAGGACTGGAGACTCCCTGTTGAAGAGAGAGTGGAAGATCTGGTTTCACAAATGAATGCTGAAGAAAAGGCGGGATTGATGCACATCTCCAGCCTTCGTGACGAATCAAGCACGGGACTAACGGATGATCACCTACGTTACTTTGTCGTTCGTGATGATCCGAATGCTTATGACTTGGCTGAGAGGGGTAACGAGTTTCAAGAACTAGCAGAATCTACTCGTCTGGGAATTCCAGTTGTAATGACTGCTAATCCACGTGATCATATCAACTTTGACCAGGTTGTAGGACATGCTGAAGCGAGTGGTCAATGGCCTGGGGAGTTAGGATTAGCTGCTACTCAGGATCCAGAGTTAGTCAGGGAATTTGCTGAGTTATCAGCTGAGCAATGGCGCTCGTCTGGTATGCATAAGATGTATGGATATATGGCAGACGTGCTAACTGAGCCGCGCTGGACTCGAACAGATGGTACGTTTGGTGAAGATCCTGAACTCATCGCTGATATGATGACTTCGATTGTTGAAGGCTTCCAGGGTGAGGAATTAAGTGAAAACAGCGTTTCATTGACGACGAAGCACTTCCCTGGTGGTGGACCTCGTGTAGATGGTACTGATCCACATCATGAATGGGGACAGACCAATGAATATCCAACTGAGGGAAGCTTATATAATTACCATCTACCGCCAATGGTGGCTGCTATTGAAGCTGGTACAACATCAATTATGCCTTATTACGCAAAACCCATGAATGAGGCAAGTGCATTACAGTTGCCTGAACATTTGTGGTTCTCAGAAGATCAGCAGTTTGAAGAGGTAGCATTTGCCTATAACAAGAGTATCTTGCAAGACCTAATGCAAGATGAGTTAGGTTTTGATGGTTATGTAAACAGTGACAGCGGTATTTTGGACAACATGCCTTGGGGCGTTGAACATTTAACGCTTGAAGAACGTTATGCTAAGGCAATAGATGCTGGGACAAGCATCTTCTCTGACTATAATGATCCAAGTGGGCTGATCAGTGCCTTGGATCAAGGCGTAGTCTCTGAGGACGATTTAGACCCTTCAGTGACATTTTTGTTAACTGAGATGTTTGAACTAGGTTTGTTCGAGAATCCATACGTTGATCCTGAACTAGCTCAAGAGATCAATGATGACCCTGAAACACAAGATCTGGCCGATGAGGCACATCGCAAATCGATTGTGCTGCTGAGTAATGAAAACGACGATAACGGCCAGGTTTTGCCAATTACTGATAATGAAGTTGAAGACGTTAAGCTTTACGTTGAAGCATTTCGAGCAGGAGAGGAAGAATCAGCAGAAGCGAGCGCAGATTTAGCTCAGTCAATAGCTTCGGCGGATCCGTCAATGGAGGTAGTTGATTATCCGGAAGAGGCTACTCATGCCTATATAGCTGTCATGCCGACCATAAATTGGAGACAACATGACAATGAAGGAGATCCTCCATCTATTGAACTGAAAAAGGATTCTGATACGGAAATTGATGCTGAGCGAATTCTTGATTTACAAGAACAGGTGGAAACCACCATTTTAGGTGTGAATATGACTAATCCGTGGTTGATCAACGAGATTGAGCCAGGTGCAGATGCTGTGTTGGCTACATTCAACAACACGCCAGAGTCAATTGTAGATATCATCCGCGGCAAATTCAACCCGACCGGTGAGCTTCCGTTCACAGTGCCGGCCGACACAGAGGCCGTCGAAAATAATGCATCGGACGTACCGGGCTATGCCGAGACATTCGACTATGCATATACGGATGCTTCTGATAATGATTACGAATTAGGGTTCGGTCTTTCCTATACAAGTGCATCTGATATAAAAGAGAAAATTGACCAGTTTGAAGAAGAGGGAGAATTCCAGAATTTTGGAGCAGCTCGTTCCCTACAGGCACAGTTGAACCCCGTTGAGCAATTTGAAAATCAGGGAGATGCTGAAAAGGTTGTGCAACATCTGGAAGGATTTAACCAAAAACTTGAACAGCATATTGAAAAAGGAAGAATATCTGAAAAAGCATTTGAATCTATCCAAGCAAGTGCTGCAGATTTAATGGCTAAATGGCAGTAG
- a CDS encoding TRAP transporter substrate-binding protein — MNKKLVYLFSILFLVVIVLAACGGETDDAASEEGNDDGTSEETEETVTLTLAENHPEDYPTTIGNEEFARLVEEKTDGRYEVEVYAGGQLGEESEVLEQVQLGTIELARVNSIPLTQFSDEIGVLSMPYLFDDEEAKWDKLNGEVGQELLGTLDGSGLVGLTFYDSGERSFYNSERPVETPEDMEGLQIRVQSSDLAIAIVESLGASATPMEYGEVYSAMQTGVIDGAENNFPSYYTSNHYEVAEYFTVNGYQGTPEVLLGSEDLWDDLSDEDREAFTEAAMESVDVQREAWAELTEESREAVIENGNELVEVEDTDEWREAVQPVYDEFGDQYSEWIDRLTE; from the coding sequence ATGAATAAAAAATTAGTGTATTTATTCTCGATTTTGTTTCTAGTAGTAATTGTTTTAGCGGCTTGTGGAGGCGAAACAGATGATGCTGCATCAGAAGAAGGAAATGACGATGGAACATCAGAAGAAACGGAAGAAACAGTTACATTAACATTAGCGGAAAACCACCCGGAAGATTATCCTACTACAATTGGCAACGAAGAGTTTGCTAGACTAGTAGAGGAAAAAACAGACGGACGTTATGAAGTAGAAGTCTATGCTGGCGGTCAATTGGGTGAAGAGTCAGAAGTACTTGAGCAAGTACAACTAGGTACTATCGAGTTAGCACGGGTTAATTCAATACCATTAACTCAATTCTCAGATGAAATTGGCGTTCTGTCCATGCCTTATTTATTTGACGATGAAGAAGCAAAATGGGATAAGTTAAATGGTGAAGTTGGTCAGGAGTTACTGGGGACATTAGATGGATCAGGATTAGTTGGTCTAACATTCTATGATTCTGGTGAGCGAAGCTTTTATAATTCTGAACGTCCGGTTGAAACACCTGAAGATATGGAAGGGCTTCAAATTCGAGTGCAATCCTCTGACTTGGCGATAGCTATTGTAGAATCATTAGGTGCATCAGCTACTCCAATGGAATACGGAGAAGTATATTCTGCGATGCAAACAGGTGTCATTGATGGTGCGGAAAATAATTTCCCAAGTTACTACACGTCTAATCATTATGAAGTAGCCGAATACTTCACGGTAAATGGATATCAAGGAACGCCGGAAGTATTACTGGGGTCCGAAGATTTATGGGATGATCTAAGTGATGAGGATAGAGAGGCATTTACAGAAGCCGCAATGGAGTCTGTTGATGTGCAGCGTGAAGCTTGGGCTGAATTGACAGAAGAATCTAGAGAAGCTGTTATAGAAAATGGTAATGAACTTGTAGAAGTTGAGGATACGGATGAGTGGAGAGAAGCTGTTCAACCTGTCTATGATGAGTTTGGTGACCAGTACAGTGAATGGATTGATAGATTAACAGAATAA
- a CDS encoding TRAP transporter small permease, protein MKALKMTKNALDRLLLVSSLIILVVMVLVILYQVFSRQILGTAPAWTEELSRLLFVWVSFFGIAYGFKEKLHIGVGLVVNMFPEKVQDIFDYLAKALVIAFGMILIYYGWQFTVLTSSSTMPAIGWPSSVLYACMPIAGVFVTLNGIELLFRKGMHQELDDVSEE, encoded by the coding sequence ATGAAGGCTTTAAAGATGACCAAAAATGCTTTGGATCGGCTACTTTTAGTATCTTCCTTAATAATACTGGTAGTAATGGTTCTTGTAATTCTTTATCAAGTATTTTCGAGACAAATTTTAGGCACGGCACCTGCCTGGACTGAAGAATTATCCCGATTACTATTTGTTTGGGTAAGCTTTTTTGGTATAGCATATGGATTTAAAGAAAAACTTCATATCGGTGTTGGGCTTGTGGTTAACATGTTTCCCGAGAAAGTTCAGGATATATTTGATTATCTGGCAAAAGCATTAGTTATCGCTTTTGGTATGATTTTAATATACTATGGGTGGCAATTTACTGTATTGACAAGCAGTTCAACGATGCCTGCAATTGGATGGCCTTCCAGTGTGCTATATGCCTGCATGCCAATCGCAGGAGTTTTCGTAACATTGAATGGGATAGAACTACTATTTAGAAAAGGAATGCATCAAGAGCTAGACGATGTAAGTGAGGAGTGA
- a CDS encoding TRAP transporter large permease: protein MGVVILIGSFLLMLIFRIPIALSLILSSLATGLYMELDLSALIQQMVGGLNSFSLLAIPFFVLAGEIMNEGGISRRLINLSNVIIGKIRGGLALVNVLASTFFGGISGSAIADTSSVGSVMIPMMKKQGYDSGFSVATTISSSAQGVLIPPSHNMIIYSTAAGGVSVGALFMGGLVPGLLLGLALMVIVYILSVKRNYPKGEVVEKKDVPGIVWEGLLGLLTAVIILGGIISGFFTVTESAAIGTLYAFIITFFVFRDIGISRMGIILQRTFKTLAMVLFLIAASSAFGWLLALLRVPAMVSDGLISISPNDIVTVLMIVLILLLLGMIMDMAPLILIATPILLPVATSVGMDPVHFGVVMILCLGIGLITPPVGTVLFVGSSIGRISIEQTTKALLPFYSIMIVMLLIVALVPSVVLWLPDILGQ from the coding sequence ATGGGAGTAGTTATATTAATAGGCAGTTTTTTACTAATGCTCATATTTAGAATTCCAATTGCACTTTCACTTATATTATCCTCCTTGGCTACTGGTTTGTATATGGAACTGGACCTATCAGCTCTTATACAACAAATGGTAGGTGGGTTAAATTCGTTTTCTTTACTAGCTATACCATTCTTTGTACTTGCTGGGGAAATAATGAATGAAGGTGGAATATCACGAAGATTAATCAATCTTTCTAATGTTATCATCGGAAAAATTAGAGGTGGACTCGCACTGGTTAACGTGCTTGCTAGTACCTTTTTCGGAGGAATATCAGGGTCGGCAATTGCTGATACTTCTTCTGTAGGTTCTGTTATGATCCCAATGATGAAAAAACAGGGATATGATTCCGGATTTTCGGTTGCAACGACGATTTCCAGTTCAGCGCAAGGGGTGCTGATTCCGCCAAGTCATAACATGATTATCTATTCAACAGCAGCCGGTGGTGTTTCTGTTGGTGCTTTATTTATGGGAGGACTTGTTCCTGGATTACTGCTTGGATTGGCATTAATGGTTATAGTCTATATTCTTTCGGTGAAAAGAAACTATCCTAAAGGCGAGGTAGTAGAAAAGAAGGACGTTCCTGGAATCGTTTGGGAAGGTTTGTTAGGCTTACTTACTGCTGTTATCATCCTTGGTGGTATTATCAGTGGATTTTTCACCGTTACTGAGTCTGCTGCTATTGGTACATTGTATGCGTTTATTATCACATTCTTTGTGTTTAGAGATATTGGTATTTCAAGAATGGGTATTATTTTACAAAGAACGTTTAAAACACTAGCGATGGTTTTATTTTTAATCGCGGCTTCTTCAGCATTTGGCTGGTTGTTAGCGTTATTAAGAGTACCAGCCATGGTATCGGACGGTTTAATAAGTATTTCTCCGAATGATATCGTAACAGTTCTTATGATCGTTCTTATTTTATTACTTTTAGGAATGATAATGGATATGGCTCCACTTATATTAATAGCAACACCGATATTACTACCTGTTGCAACAAGTGTCGGAATGGATCCGGTTCATTTTGGTGTTGTAATGATTCTATGTCTAGGTATTGGGTTAATCACACCACCTGTTGGAACGGTACTATTTGTAGGTTCATCGATTGGTAGAATATCGATTGAACAAACAACCAAAGCACTATTACCTTTTTATAGTATCATGATAGTGATGTTATTAATAGTAGCCCTTGTCCCGTCAGTCGTGTTATGGTTACCGGATATTTTAGGACAATAG
- a CDS encoding MDR family MFS transporter gives MNQNKSDNKILIASLLIAGSFIAILNQTLMITAIPPIMEEMNISANTAQWLTTVFMLVNGIMIPITAFLIEKFTTRQLFLTAMAIFTLGTLLGGLATNFPSLITARIIQSAGAGVMMPLMQTVFLLIFPVERRGTAMGYIGLVISFAPAIGPTISGWVTSNYEWRYLFWGILPLALIMMVVAYYIMRNVTERKHRKVDPASVILSTIGFGSLLYGFTSAGNNGWGSPITFATLAIGLASLVIFTLRQLRMEQPMLELRVFKQRMFTLSTIICSIGFLGLIGLETIIPLYLQNMRGFTAMEAGLVLLPGALLAGLMAPITGRIFDRFGSRALAIPGLVLMSLSTFAFLFIDTTTSLVFISVMFAIRMFGFSMVMMPVNTAGLNTLPPKLIPHGAAVTNTTRQVGASIGTAILVTTMTTTADAARSNSSVANPDIFGAIISLGLIGLLTAITLLLSFQLKRTYPPTDAEWDEAYNQGMHRRRKKA, from the coding sequence ATGAATCAAAATAAATCTGACAATAAAATTCTAATTGCGAGTCTTTTAATTGCTGGGTCTTTTATCGCCATTTTGAATCAGACGCTGATGATTACAGCCATTCCTCCTATTATGGAAGAGATGAATATTTCAGCAAATACGGCGCAGTGGCTAACAACCGTGTTCATGCTCGTCAATGGCATCATGATCCCCATTACTGCATTTTTAATAGAAAAATTTACGACACGTCAGCTTTTTTTGACGGCAATGGCTATTTTCACGCTTGGCACATTGCTCGGTGGTCTGGCGACGAATTTTCCTTCCCTGATCACTGCGAGGATTATTCAGTCTGCAGGTGCCGGGGTTATGATGCCGCTTATGCAGACGGTTTTTCTTCTCATTTTCCCGGTGGAGCGACGCGGGACGGCTATGGGGTATATTGGTCTTGTCATTTCGTTTGCTCCGGCTATTGGGCCGACCATCTCCGGCTGGGTGACGTCGAACTATGAGTGGCGTTATTTATTTTGGGGTATCCTCCCCTTGGCACTTATCATGATGGTTGTCGCCTATTATATAATGAGAAATGTTACAGAGCGCAAGCACCGCAAAGTTGATCCGGCCTCGGTGATCCTATCTACGATTGGCTTTGGAAGCTTACTCTATGGCTTTACAAGTGCTGGCAATAACGGCTGGGGAAGCCCAATTACTTTCGCCACCCTTGCTATCGGTCTTGCTAGTCTCGTGATTTTCACGTTACGTCAGTTACGTATGGAACAACCAATGCTTGAATTAAGGGTATTCAAGCAAAGAATGTTCACCTTGTCCACCATCATATGTAGCATTGGATTTTTAGGATTAATTGGCTTGGAAACGATAATTCCCTTGTATCTGCAAAATATGCGCGGGTTTACGGCGATGGAAGCGGGCCTTGTTCTATTGCCCGGTGCTTTGCTAGCAGGGTTGATGGCTCCAATAACGGGTCGTATTTTTGACCGATTTGGGTCAAGGGCACTCGCTATTCCTGGTTTGGTTCTTATGTCACTCTCGACTTTTGCGTTTTTATTCATTGACACGACGACATCGCTCGTATTTATCTCCGTTATGTTTGCGATCCGTATGTTCGGCTTTTCCATGGTCATGATGCCGGTTAATACCGCTGGCTTGAATACATTGCCCCCTAAGCTGATTCCGCATGGAGCGGCGGTCACGAATACAACGCGGCAAGTGGGCGCATCGATAGGAACGGCGATACTCGTTACCACAATGACAACAACTGCCGACGCCGCGCGATCGAACTCGAGTGTCGCCAATCCGGATATTTTCGGTGCGATCATCTCCTTAGGGCTGATTGGCCTTTTAACCGCAATCACCCTGCTGCTTTCTTTTCAATTGAAGAGAACCTACCCTCCAACGGATGCGGAGTGGGACGAAGCTTATAATCAAGGGATGCATCGCCGCCGGAAAAAGGCGTGA
- a CDS encoding helix-turn-helix domain-containing protein: MEHSKIISAAMKINQLTDLNTYVIDNSGEFVFYHEDISIPAFMPGSGQEDVLNLYNQMMIQQMNQLYSYTNEWGLHYLGYSFSTNDSFAVIIGPFMYLTPDMYGLSREYNLRNNESEDLRSMCNQIQVLKTDKANSFASILQQFELLINKEAVPIRIVANKDNEKYRKRENNSIMNDDADIVTMRYKLEGNIMHAVEQGDKTTAIKLLNSNDMLFSFSERFPNQPLRRVKNLAIVLSTLLRNAVIRSDVPAIFVHRVSEKYAYEIEYSNQLSKLQQLYEGMVEEYTDLVIANTLTHYSKVTQKVIEYLISFYDKQIDKNELAELCFTHPSHLSRKFKQETNMTITGYQQMIRMNQAKHLLKNENISIEEIAWLVGYEDASYFTRVFKKETGYTPSQYRENN, translated from the coding sequence ATGGAACACTCAAAAATTATTTCTGCAGCTATGAAAATAAATCAACTAACTGATTTAAATACATATGTTATCGATAACAGTGGAGAATTTGTCTTTTATCATGAAGATATTTCAATACCTGCTTTCATGCCAGGATCCGGTCAAGAAGATGTATTAAACCTGTATAATCAAATGATGATTCAGCAAATGAATCAATTATATTCCTACACAAACGAATGGGGGTTGCACTACCTCGGTTATAGCTTTTCAACTAACGATTCGTTTGCTGTCATTATCGGTCCTTTTATGTATTTAACTCCTGATATGTATGGCTTATCCAGAGAATATAACCTCCGTAACAACGAAAGCGAAGACCTAAGGAGTATGTGCAATCAGATTCAAGTTCTCAAGACGGATAAAGCTAATAGTTTTGCTAGTATTCTTCAACAATTTGAATTGCTGATAAACAAAGAAGCAGTCCCCATACGAATAGTAGCGAACAAGGATAACGAAAAATACAGAAAAAGAGAAAACAATTCCATCATGAATGATGATGCTGATATTGTAACAATGAGGTATAAATTAGAAGGGAATATCATGCATGCTGTTGAACAAGGAGACAAGACCACAGCTATTAAACTATTGAATTCCAATGATATGTTGTTTTCTTTTTCCGAACGGTTTCCCAATCAACCACTTAGGAGAGTGAAAAACCTAGCTATTGTTTTAAGTACACTATTACGTAATGCTGTAATAAGAAGTGATGTTCCAGCAATTTTTGTACATCGTGTATCCGAAAAGTATGCCTATGAAATTGAATATTCAAATCAATTATCCAAACTACAGCAATTATACGAGGGTATGGTAGAAGAATATACAGACCTGGTGATTGCCAATACTTTAACCCATTATTCAAAAGTTACTCAAAAGGTCATCGAATACCTGATAAGCTTTTATGACAAACAAATTGATAAAAATGAACTGGCGGAACTTTGTTTCACACACCCGAGTCACCTGTCAAGAAAATTCAAACAGGAAACAAACATGACGATTACCGGTTACCAGCAAATGATCAGAATGAACCAAGCAAAACATTTATTAAAAAATGAAAACATATCTATTGAAGAAATAGCGTGGTTAGTTGGGTATGAAGATGCGTCTTATTTCACGAGGGTTTTCAAGAAAGAAACAGGGTATACGCCTTCTCAGTATAGGGAGAACAACTAA
- a CDS encoding glycoside-pentoside-hexuronide (GPH):cation symporter, whose product MENQSIKEEPIVKDKLGFKEKLSYGLGDTANNLTFSMVTTYLLVFYTDVFGISAAAVGTLFLVARIWDAINDPLMGSIVDRFGKANKNGRFRPYMKWAGIPVVIMAVFVFFTPDLSESGKLIYAYVTYILFGMAYTMVNIPYGSLASVITRDPVERSGLASFRGLGGQIGVFSVGILVVPLVALFPSEQIGYPAVVAMFGVIALVLYYLTYRNTKERIKPVQSAKPEKMNMQMYTRVLKNKPFLALSLMSFFILMAMLINQSVGLYFFTYNLDNPFLFSVYNMLNIASVVLLVVFIPKLTKKLGKKTLTLIGFVIGAGAMGLLFILPTTAATVLPLLWLGMLGINIPNMLVWAFISDVIDYGEWSSGVRQEGTTYSLYSFMRKLSQAVAGFVGGIGLTIIGYVPNVAQTADTLIGIEVMMILVPAISCVICFIIFKYGYQLNDKMFEQINADLAAKE is encoded by the coding sequence ATGGAAAATCAATCTATTAAAGAAGAGCCAATTGTGAAAGATAAGCTAGGTTTTAAAGAAAAGCTTTCTTATGGACTCGGTGACACGGCAAATAATCTAACATTTTCGATGGTCACAACCTATTTATTGGTATTTTATACAGATGTTTTTGGTATATCTGCAGCAGCAGTAGGTACATTATTTCTTGTAGCACGAATCTGGGATGCGATTAATGATCCATTAATGGGATCGATCGTTGACCGCTTCGGAAAAGCTAACAAGAATGGGCGATTTAGGCCTTATATGAAATGGGCCGGAATCCCGGTAGTCATTATGGCTGTATTCGTGTTCTTTACGCCGGATCTTTCTGAAAGCGGTAAACTAATTTACGCCTATGTGACTTATATTTTATTTGGTATGGCTTATACGATGGTCAATATTCCATATGGTTCATTGGCTTCTGTGATAACAAGGGACCCGGTAGAGCGTTCGGGTTTGGCTTCTTTTCGTGGTTTAGGCGGTCAAATTGGTGTATTTTCAGTTGGGATTCTAGTCGTTCCATTGGTAGCACTGTTTCCTTCTGAACAGATTGGATATCCTGCCGTTGTTGCAATGTTTGGTGTGATTGCGTTAGTGCTCTATTATTTAACCTATAGAAATACAAAAGAGCGTATCAAACCAGTTCAGTCGGCAAAACCGGAAAAAATGAATATGCAAATGTATACAAGAGTATTGAAAAATAAACCGTTTTTGGCACTTTCATTAATGTCTTTCTTCATACTCATGGCCATGTTAATTAATCAATCAGTTGGTCTTTATTTCTTTACTTATAATTTGGATAACCCGTTTCTATTTTCGGTATACAACATGCTAAATATCGCGTCTGTTGTTCTGTTAGTAGTTTTTATTCCGAAATTGACCAAGAAATTAGGGAAGAAGACATTAACGTTAATAGGGTTTGTAATAGGTGCTGGTGCAATGGGATTATTATTTATCTTGCCTACGACAGCGGCTACCGTATTGCCCCTTCTATGGCTGGGGATGCTCGGGATCAATATTCCGAATATGCTCGTATGGGCCTTTATTTCTGATGTTATCGATTATGGAGAATGGTCGTCTGGGGTCAGGCAGGAGGGAACCACTTATTCTCTCTATAGTTTTATGAGAAAACTTTCCCAGGCTGTTGCAGGGTTTGTTGGAGGAATCGGACTGACGATCATTGGCTATGTTCCTAATGTTGCTCAGACTGCTGATACGTTAATTGGGATTGAAGTAATGATGATACTGGTGCCTGCGATTTCATGTGTAATTTGTTTTATTATCTTTAAATATGGCTACCAATTGAATGATAAGATGTTTGAACAGATTAATGCAGATCTTGCAGCGAAAGAATAG
- a CDS encoding urease subunit gamma, with product MQLLPREIDKLLIVVAADVARRRKERGLKLNHPEAMALITYEVIEGARDGKTVAELMQYGATILTREDVMDGIPEMIDDIQVEATFSDGTKLVTVHNPIR from the coding sequence ATGCAATTATTACCACGAGAGATTGACAAGCTTTTAATTGTAGTGGCTGCAGATGTTGCAAGGCGCAGAAAGGAAAGGGGTTTGAAACTCAACCATCCAGAGGCTATGGCACTTATTACATATGAGGTAATTGAAGGTGCTCGAGACGGCAAGACAGTAGCTGAACTCATGCAGTATGGTGCGACGATCCTAACACGTGAAGATGTCATGGATGGTATTCCGGAAATGATAGATGATATTCAAGTAGAGGCTACATTTTCAGATGGTACGAAGTTGGTTACCGTACACAATCCGATTCGGTGA
- a CDS encoding urease subunit beta → MIPGEFILKNEEINCNEKAIPSKVTVINTGDRPIQIGSHYHFYEVNNALQFKREEAYGKRLNVPAGAAVRFEPGDEKEVELIDYAGKREVYGFHNKIDGPLEGGNVT, encoded by the coding sequence ATGATTCCAGGCGAATTTATTTTAAAAAATGAAGAAATTAATTGTAATGAAAAAGCAATACCTTCGAAAGTTACTGTAATCAATACTGGCGATAGACCCATACAAATCGGCTCGCACTATCACTTTTATGAAGTGAATAATGCATTACAATTTAAGCGAGAAGAGGCTTATGGCAAACGATTGAATGTTCCTGCTGGTGCTGCGGTTCGATTTGAACCTGGTGATGAAAAAGAAGTAGAGCTAATTGATTATGCTGGAAAACGAGAGGTTTATGGTTTTCATAATAAAATTGACGGACCATTAGAAGGAGGGAATGTAACATGA